The following are from one region of the Rosettibacter firmus genome:
- a CDS encoding flagellar hook-basal body complex protein, whose amino-acid sequence MALLNSLFAGVSGLRNHQSMMDVIGNNISNVNTIGYKGSRVTFSDTFNQFVKAGTNPTASSGGTNSFQIGLGTKINSIDRNWNQGTFERTGITTDLALQGPGLFILKSNGQQLYSRAGAFIFDADGKLVNPQNGAVVQGKIANGLGEIPPGTTLQDIVIDKNMRLPAVKTTNVSWGGNLQSSSPTIRTDVVDLVGNLSNTAPTGSKYPEDGYTYNLKMFGNLSSSDTTTPYPNPSSGDPDIVDGYKEMVVYDNKNQPYYLYYKYEFNTVSSKWELKYQVYNSSQSSISSANDKTETIDFDGTDIVDIGLYDGSDADTNPDFPDLKFKIDLTEITNLAGSSNIDRTIQPITGNKIYSKDGKDFYLVNYYEFDGSDWYYYYKVFDNDGILVNNENTASNDADSNDGKIKLSFDNITGLLTGIEGTSAININFSNSANKLDFKINLNSLTNLNATTNPISRVDKGEIPEPVLGAVTIFDSLGNSHTLSIKFEHIDNNRWSWTVSVPTTSGTLSPNAFGEIYFDANGQIQSIWQAGNQVTTTPPTPQITFTPATGAEVQVIDLDFGKGTAGVTQTNLSSQIAALSQNGSASAALSNLNIDQYGNIIGIFSNGNSLKLAQIMVATFKNLNALVSVGDNMYNVAANSGDPRIDAPGENSVTTIQSGALEQSNVDLSEEFTRMIISQRGFQANARVITTADTMLQEITNLIR is encoded by the coding sequence ATGGCACTTCTAAATTCACTCTTTGCCGGAGTGTCCGGTCTTCGTAATCATCAATCAATGATGGATGTAATTGGTAACAACATCTCTAATGTTAACACAATTGGTTACAAAGGTTCTCGTGTTACATTTAGTGATACTTTCAATCAATTCGTAAAAGCTGGTACAAATCCAACTGCTTCATCTGGTGGAACAAATTCATTTCAAATTGGATTGGGTACCAAGATCAATTCAATTGATCGTAACTGGAATCAGGGCACATTTGAAAGAACTGGAATTACAACAGATTTAGCATTGCAGGGTCCTGGTTTATTTATTTTGAAAAGTAATGGTCAGCAGCTTTATTCTCGTGCAGGTGCTTTTATTTTTGATGCAGATGGTAAACTTGTAAATCCACAGAATGGCGCAGTTGTTCAGGGTAAAATTGCAAATGGATTGGGCGAAATTCCTCCAGGAACTACATTGCAGGATATTGTAATTGATAAAAATATGAGACTGCCAGCAGTTAAAACAACAAATGTATCCTGGGGTGGCAACCTTCAGAGTAGTTCTCCTACAATTAGGACTGATGTTGTAGATCTGGTTGGTAATTTAAGTAATACTGCTCCAACAGGTTCAAAATATCCTGAGGATGGTTATACATATAATTTGAAAATGTTTGGTAACTTAAGTAGTTCAGATACCACAACACCTTATCCAAATCCGAGTTCCGGGGATCCAGATATTGTTGATGGTTATAAAGAAATGGTAGTTTATGATAATAAAAATCAACCTTATTATTTGTATTATAAATATGAATTCAATACAGTTTCTAGTAAATGGGAGTTGAAATATCAAGTTTATAACTCTTCGCAGAGTTCAATATCATCAGCTAATGATAAAACTGAAACTATAGATTTTGACGGTACTGACATAGTTGACATTGGTTTGTATGATGGTAGTGATGCAGATACAAACCCAGATTTTCCTGATTTAAAATTTAAAATAGACTTAACAGAAATAACAAACTTAGCTGGAAGTTCTAATATTGATAGAACAATTCAACCAATTACAGGAAATAAAATTTACAGTAAGGATGGGAAAGATTTTTATTTAGTAAACTACTATGAATTTGATGGTTCTGATTGGTATTATTATTATAAGGTATTTGATAATGATGGAATTTTAGTTAATAATGAAAATACTGCAAGTAATGATGCAGACAGTAATGATGGAAAAATAAAATTATCTTTTGATAATATTACAGGTTTATTAACCGGAATTGAAGGTACTTCAGCAATTAATATTAATTTCTCAAATTCAGCTAATAAACTTGATTTTAAGATTAATCTAAATTCTTTAACAAATCTCAATGCAACCACCAATCCAATCAGTCGTGTAGATAAAGGAGAAATTCCTGAGCCAGTATTAGGTGCAGTAACAATATTCGATTCATTAGGTAACTCACATACTCTTTCTATTAAATTCGAACATATTGACAATAACAGATGGAGCTGGACTGTATCGGTTCCAACAACAAGTGGTACATTAAGTCCAAATGCATTTGGTGAAATTTATTTCGATGCTAATGGACAGATTCAAAGTATATGGCAAGCAGGAAATCAGGTAACAACTACACCACCAACTCCACAGATTACATTCACTCCTGCTACTGGTGCAGAAGTACAGGTAATTGATTTAGATTTTGGTAAGGGCACAGCAGGTGTTACACAAACTAACTTATCATCACAAATAGCTGCATTATCGCAAAATGGATCTGCATCTGCAGCATTATCTAATTTAAATATTGATCAATATGGAAATATAATTGGAATTTTCTCCAATGGTAATTCTCTTAAACTTGCTCAAATTATGGTTGCTACTTTCAAAAACTTAAATGCACTGGTTAGTGTAGGTGATAATATGTATAACGTAGCTGCAAACAGTGGCGATCCAAGAATTGATGCTCCTGGAGAAAATTCTGTTACTACAATTCAATCCGGTGCACTTGAGCAATCAAATGTAGATTTATCAGAAGAATTTACAAGAATGATTATTTCTCAGAG
- a CDS encoding TIGR02530 family flagellar biosynthesis protein produces MPEINGISVPFVPIVGNNDSVKNHRDPVKASFDSIFKEELEKIKFSNHAMKRLESRKIQLSEDEIAKIQDAVEKAEAKGSRDSLILMNNTAFIVNIPNRTVVTAIEVENSNENVFTNIDSVVFAF; encoded by the coding sequence ATGCCGGAAATTAATGGAATATCAGTTCCATTTGTTCCGATTGTAGGTAACAACGATTCGGTTAAGAATCATCGAGATCCTGTAAAAGCATCTTTTGATTCGATATTTAAGGAAGAGTTAGAGAAAATAAAATTTTCAAATCACGCAATGAAGAGATTGGAATCACGAAAGATTCAATTAAGTGAAGATGAAATAGCAAAGATACAGGATGCAGTCGAAAAAGCAGAAGCAAAAGGTTCTCGTGATTCATTAATATTAATGAACAATACTGCTTTTATTGTAAATATTCCCAATAGAACAGTTGTTACTGCAATCGAGGTAGAAAATTCAAACGAAAATGTTTTTACAAATATTGATAGTGTAGTTTTTGCATTTTAA
- a CDS encoding flagellar hook assembly protein FlgD, whose protein sequence is MVSQVSNSTNSANVSKNKSVLGKDDFLKLMITQLKNQDPLNPMDGTEYAAQLAQFSSLEQITNLNEYLKQSIDANYMLTQSINNTMLANLIGKEVKVNSNEIKVNGQENFTIGYELPDGVRNVKVNIYNEYGTLIKSIEAPNTKGSNKLLWDLNDNNGEKVANGNYKFEVIATDFSEKAVSVTSYVTGLIDGVKYTEDGTMLLINGVQYSAGDILEIINKQGG, encoded by the coding sequence ATGGTAAGTCAGGTAAGTAATTCAACAAATTCAGCTAATGTTTCTAAAAATAAAAGTGTACTGGGTAAAGATGATTTTTTAAAGTTAATGATTACACAATTAAAAAATCAGGATCCTTTAAATCCGATGGATGGAACTGAGTATGCAGCACAACTTGCTCAGTTCAGTTCACTCGAGCAAATTACTAATCTCAATGAATACTTAAAGCAAAGCATTGATGCAAATTATATGTTAACTCAATCAATTAATAATACAATGCTTGCTAATTTGATAGGGAAAGAAGTAAAAGTTAACAGTAATGAAATAAAAGTAAATGGACAGGAGAATTTTACAATTGGGTACGAATTACCTGATGGTGTTAGAAATGTAAAAGTCAATATTTATAATGAATATGGGACTTTAATTAAATCAATTGAAGCACCAAATACAAAAGGTAGCAATAAACTTTTGTGGGATTTAAACGATAATAATGGTGAAAAAGTAGCAAATGGGAATTATAAATTCGAAGTGATAGCAACAGATTTCAGTGAAAAAGCAGTTAGTGTAACTTCGTATGTTACAGGCTTGATTGATGGAGTTAAATATACTGAAGATGGCACAATGTTATTAATTAATGGAGTTCAATACTCAGCTGGTGATATTCTTGAAATTATTAACAAACAGGGAGGTTAA
- a CDS encoding flagellar hook-length control protein FliK → MMNLNPLFFDKLFFVDNKNSKSLTESSVKNYLFSDIIKFCEEELKTEQTANSPFDKEILLDINDLENLIITKSNKETVEGIQQAIELLENISLVSNTNSVNLNSAKITSKVFVIDSDSLSLFFDKINESLQEHNLSTNSQSENPKLIFLNKKEDQKKEDKYSFAGFNPSEIIKSIDNKNLFSITLKTDGEKLALSISNLGTENKLQSKVETQESLDNNTFSPSELSNSENINNKNIDNEVSGKKSTNKLDELISNNETDKNENYLFDIKKLEEVSDEKYYKIEVIHTSYDNNYFIYQPKEETINNNNVEVDSKIAGVINPVKIERQENEILQNSNSINNQKLNNNLNQTDQNLIENKFIKTPETVKPQLNYESADEFTKGELINFNQLVGGKFVKANVIKDTKDKVVIPFESNENRETEKSSNVSNELKSEVENKLNELNLIDFKVEKTVKKNPFEEKIITDELHKSTKSLQASVEAGKNENAEQLPAQNILQSLSKPDLKNALNNYKQNSSAVEKITPANLTEPSEKKKETTKQVQQDSIEIKIEPEKIDFTKATVSQKNEFFAGEFTESKNFNQNSNEHEKNEKKITAKSDLNEFEKAINTEQSFSKVILKHEQVNSQHNLNQKVETGELQSQYIKDKVQSEFNNLKESLKIINADQVVKELASYINSGDKQSITFQLNPESLGKLTLSIDFIENQLHARFEVENEQAKQLIQNNIEQLKNSLQSSGIQLNDVNVSLGSYEQKSLRNAYAKKKSYSKSYGKEIKVENTKTSSTKKMMGYNTYDYLI, encoded by the coding sequence ATGATGAACTTAAATCCTTTATTTTTTGATAAATTATTTTTTGTTGATAACAAGAACTCGAAAAGTTTAACAGAAAGTTCTGTTAAAAACTATTTATTCTCAGATATAATTAAATTTTGTGAAGAAGAATTAAAAACAGAACAAACAGCTAATAGTCCTTTTGATAAAGAAATTCTTCTTGATATTAATGATCTCGAAAATTTAATAATTACTAAATCAAATAAAGAAACTGTAGAAGGTATTCAACAAGCTATTGAATTACTCGAAAATATTTCTCTTGTCTCGAATACTAACTCGGTAAATCTTAATTCTGCAAAAATTACTTCAAAGGTATTTGTAATTGACAGCGATAGTTTAAGTCTATTTTTTGATAAGATTAATGAATCATTACAGGAGCATAATTTATCTACAAATAGTCAATCAGAAAATCCTAAATTAATTTTTCTAAATAAGAAAGAAGATCAGAAAAAAGAAGATAAATATAGTTTTGCTGGCTTTAATCCTTCTGAAATAATTAAATCGATTGATAATAAAAATTTATTTAGCATAACTCTCAAAACCGATGGAGAAAAATTAGCTTTATCCATTTCAAATTTAGGGACTGAAAATAAACTTCAGAGTAAAGTTGAAACTCAAGAATCTTTAGATAATAATACTTTCTCGCCAAGTGAACTAAGTAACTCCGAAAATATCAATAATAAAAATATTGATAATGAAGTTTCAGGAAAGAAGTCTACTAACAAATTAGACGAACTCATTTCAAATAACGAAACAGACAAAAATGAAAATTATCTGTTTGATATTAAAAAATTAGAAGAAGTATCGGATGAAAAATATTATAAAATTGAAGTCATTCACACATCATATGATAATAATTACTTTATTTATCAACCTAAAGAAGAAACTATAAACAATAATAATGTTGAAGTTGATTCTAAAATAGCTGGTGTAATTAATCCAGTAAAAATAGAAAGACAGGAAAATGAGATTCTTCAGAACTCTAATTCTATTAATAATCAGAAATTAAATAATAATCTTAACCAAACGGATCAGAATTTAATTGAAAATAAATTTATTAAAACACCTGAAACTGTAAAACCACAATTAAATTATGAAAGTGCTGATGAATTTACTAAAGGCGAGCTAATTAATTTTAATCAACTGGTAGGTGGAAAGTTTGTAAAAGCAAATGTAATAAAGGATACAAAAGATAAAGTTGTTATTCCGTTTGAAAGTAATGAAAACAGGGAAACAGAAAAATCTTCTAATGTATCAAATGAATTAAAAAGTGAAGTTGAAAATAAACTTAACGAACTTAATTTAATTGACTTTAAAGTTGAAAAGACAGTAAAGAAAAATCCTTTTGAAGAAAAGATAATTACTGATGAGTTACATAAATCAACAAAATCTTTACAAGCTTCTGTTGAAGCTGGCAAAAATGAAAACGCCGAACAATTACCTGCACAAAATATTCTTCAAAGTTTATCGAAGCCAGATCTCAAAAATGCATTAAATAATTATAAACAAAATTCTTCAGCTGTAGAAAAAATAACACCTGCTAATCTCACTGAACCATCTGAAAAGAAAAAAGAAACAACAAAACAAGTTCAGCAAGATAGTATTGAAATAAAAATAGAACCAGAAAAAATTGATTTTACAAAAGCAACAGTTTCTCAAAAAAATGAATTTTTTGCTGGAGAGTTTACAGAGTCAAAAAACTTTAATCAGAATAGTAATGAACACGAAAAAAATGAGAAAAAGATTACAGCAAAAAGTGATTTGAATGAATTTGAAAAAGCAATAAATACAGAACAATCATTTTCAAAAGTAATATTAAAACACGAACAGGTTAATTCACAACACAATTTAAATCAGAAAGTTGAAACTGGTGAATTACAATCTCAATATATCAAAGATAAAGTTCAGAGTGAATTCAATAATCTTAAAGAATCTTTGAAAATTATAAATGCTGATCAGGTAGTTAAAGAACTTGCAAGTTATATAAATTCTGGAGATAAACAATCAATTACATTCCAGTTAAATCCAGAAAGTCTTGGTAAACTTACATTATCTATAGACTTTATCGAAAATCAGTTGCACGCACGTTTCGAAGTAGAGAATGAACAGGCAAAACAATTAATCCAGAACAATATTGAACAATTAAAAAATTCATTACAATCATCTGGAATTCAATTAAATGATGTAAATGTTAGTCTGGGCAGTTATGAACAAAAATCATTAAGAAATGCTTATGCAAAGAAAAAGTCATATTCAAAAAGTTATGGTAAAGAGATAAAAGTAGAAAATACAAAAACATCATCAACAAAAAAGATGATGGGTTACAATACATATGATTATTTAATTTAA
- a CDS encoding magnesium transporter MgtE N-terminal domain-containing protein, translating into MKEKIIYGFSFVAAFLIVTLLMIYASSAYRNIFKFDFTPVDNKSGIKPENLSKASFDNKSILNLRKELLDSLNALKEKSAYDTLTMNLKDSTLIDSIQYYLSELKKLKTEKGLLSNQTQVPVTVSKVNEVSKKDSAYKIWIKNTVKLYEAMDSKKAAKIIQNYSDNIARDIIFAMKKKKAAEIIAELKPEVANRIISVQ; encoded by the coding sequence GTGAAAGAGAAAATTATTTATGGATTTTCTTTTGTAGCAGCTTTTTTAATTGTTACACTTTTAATGATTTATGCATCTTCAGCATACAGGAATATATTTAAATTTGATTTTACACCTGTAGATAATAAAAGTGGAATAAAACCAGAAAATCTTTCTAAAGCTTCTTTTGATAATAAAAGTATTCTGAATTTAAGAAAAGAATTGCTGGATTCACTTAATGCTTTGAAAGAAAAAAGTGCTTACGATACTTTGACAATGAATTTAAAAGACTCAACACTTATTGATAGTATACAATATTATTTATCAGAACTAAAAAAATTAAAAACAGAAAAAGGATTGTTATCAAATCAAACTCAAGTGCCAGTGACTGTTTCAAAAGTGAATGAAGTGTCTAAAAAAGATAGTGCATATAAGATTTGGATTAAAAATACAGTAAAATTATACGAAGCTATGGATTCTAAAAAAGCTGCTAAAATTATTCAAAATTATTCCGATAATATTGCAAGAGATATAATCTTTGCAATGAAAAAGAAAAAAGCTGCAGAAATTATTGCAGAACTTAAACCAGAAGTAGCAAATAGAATAATTAGCGTGCAATGA
- a CDS encoding flagellar export protein FliJ, which produces MSKFIYRYDTVLRIKEVFEKKILKEISDIEKTIEKLEIDKKKLITKKEDLAQKITEGKIKVVDYKSAKSLCKTLEKEIAGVEKKIYEWQLKRKSKLDELIERKKEIQILEALKEKQYEEFLINSNREELKQLNEIAINNFNRKEQ; this is translated from the coding sequence ATGTCAAAATTCATTTACAGGTATGATACTGTTTTAAGGATTAAAGAAGTATTTGAGAAAAAAATTTTAAAAGAAATTTCGGATATAGAAAAGACAATTGAAAAACTGGAAATCGATAAGAAAAAATTAATTACTAAGAAAGAAGACCTTGCTCAAAAAATTACAGAAGGTAAAATAAAAGTAGTTGATTATAAAAGTGCTAAATCTTTATGTAAAACACTGGAGAAAGAAATCGCAGGTGTTGAAAAGAAAATTTATGAATGGCAATTAAAAAGAAAAAGTAAACTTGATGAGTTAATTGAAAGAAAAAAAGAAATTCAGATACTGGAAGCTCTAAAAGAAAAACAATACGAAGAATTTTTAATTAATTCTAATAGAGAAGAACTAAAACAATTAAATGAAATAGCAATAAACAATTTTAACAGGAAGGAGCAGTGA
- the fliI gene encoding flagellar protein export ATPase FliI, which produces MNLAEKILERYQRVLVTTDPLKVNGKVIDVVGLIIVSVGPNAVMGEICTIVDQNGNEICKSEVVGFKNGKVLSIALGEVHNISPACEIKATGKGFLVGVGKELLGRVIDGLGNPIDGKGEINYSSFREAHREPPNPLERKRITTPIQTGIRAIDGLLTIGKGQRIGIFAGSGVGKSVTLGMIARNTSADINVITLIGERGREVREFIEKDLGEEGLKRSVVVVATSDKSPLIRMKGAYVGTTIAEYFRDLGLDVMLMMDSVTRFAMAQREIGLTIGEPPTTKGYTPSVFALLPKLLERAGNSERGSITGIYTVLVDGDDMVEPIADAVRSILDGHIVLSRKLANKGHYPAIDTLQSVSRVMPDIIDQDHYKKVMAFNELLATYREAEDLINIGAYVKGSNVQIDRAISKINQLRSFLRQDIFEKANYPDTIERLYQIMDS; this is translated from the coding sequence ATGAACTTAGCAGAGAAAATATTAGAAAGATATCAAAGAGTATTGGTAACAACTGATCCTCTTAAGGTTAACGGGAAGGTTATAGATGTTGTAGGATTGATAATAGTATCTGTTGGACCTAATGCAGTTATGGGTGAAATTTGTACGATTGTTGATCAAAATGGAAATGAAATTTGTAAGTCAGAGGTGGTTGGATTTAAAAACGGTAAAGTATTATCAATTGCACTTGGAGAGGTTCATAATATTTCTCCAGCCTGTGAAATAAAAGCTACTGGTAAAGGATTTTTAGTTGGTGTTGGCAAAGAATTACTTGGTCGTGTAATAGATGGTCTCGGAAATCCAATAGATGGAAAAGGTGAAATTAATTACTCATCTTTTAGAGAAGCTCATCGAGAACCTCCAAATCCTCTCGAAAGAAAAAGAATTACAACTCCAATTCAAACTGGTATACGTGCAATTGATGGATTGCTTACAATCGGGAAAGGACAGCGAATTGGAATTTTTGCAGGTAGCGGTGTAGGCAAGAGTGTAACACTCGGTATGATAGCTCGTAATACAAGTGCAGATATAAATGTAATTACTCTCATAGGCGAAAGGGGAAGAGAAGTTCGTGAATTTATTGAAAAAGATTTAGGTGAAGAAGGTTTGAAACGATCTGTTGTGGTAGTTGCAACAAGTGATAAATCTCCTTTAATCAGAATGAAAGGTGCATATGTTGGAACAACAATAGCAGAATATTTTAGAGATCTTGGCCTTGATGTAATGTTAATGATGGATTCAGTAACTCGTTTTGCAATGGCACAAAGAGAAATTGGATTAACAATTGGTGAACCTCCTACAACAAAAGGTTATACTCCATCTGTATTTGCTTTATTACCAAAATTACTTGAACGTGCAGGTAATTCTGAACGTGGCTCTATTACAGGAATTTATACTGTCCTTGTCGATGGAGATGATATGGTTGAACCAATTGCAGATGCAGTTCGATCAATCCTTGATGGTCATATTGTTCTTTCAAGAAAACTTGCTAATAAAGGTCATTATCCTGCAATCGATACTTTACAAAGTGTAAGCAGAGTTATGCCAGATATTATTGATCAGGATCATTATAAAAAAGTTATGGCTTTTAATGAACTACTTGCAACTTATCGAGAAGCAGAAGACTTAATTAATATTGGTGCTTATGTAAAAGGTAGTAACGTTCAAATTGATAGAGCAATAAGTAAAATAAATCAATTAAGAAGTTTTTTACGTCAGGATATTTTTGAAAAAGCTAATTATCCAGATACAATTGAACGACTATATCAAATTATGGATAGCTGA
- a CDS encoding FliH/SctL family protein: MSNVLKVNAGKSKPLVKILSNNEAIIEEKEVESIQKRIEDAYKKGFQDGQQKLRRDLEKDFTDKLYKKYEEVYNILSSYDRKMEEFEVAFENLVIQVAYEISKKIVQREIEIETLINENLKAAISKIIGANEVKIRLNPEDVEKLNEFSKNLLNNSSFNKIKFEPDNRIEKGGCLIETEIGNVDARISSQLDELRKKLEESIPKIDK, translated from the coding sequence ATGTCTAATGTTCTTAAAGTCAATGCAGGTAAATCAAAACCACTTGTTAAAATTTTGTCGAATAATGAAGCTATAATCGAAGAAAAAGAAGTTGAATCGATACAGAAAAGAATTGAAGATGCTTATAAAAAAGGATTTCAGGATGGTCAGCAGAAATTAAGAAGGGATTTAGAAAAAGATTTTACAGATAAATTATACAAGAAATATGAAGAAGTATATAATATTCTTTCATCTTATGATCGAAAAATGGAAGAATTTGAAGTAGCTTTTGAAAATCTTGTTATTCAGGTGGCTTATGAAATATCAAAAAAAATTGTACAGCGAGAAATTGAAATAGAAACTTTAATAAACGAAAATCTTAAAGCAGCTATTTCAAAAATAATTGGAGCAAACGAAGTTAAAATAAGATTAAATCCAGAAGATGTTGAAAAATTAAATGAGTTCAGTAAGAATCTTCTAAATAATAGTTCATTTAACAAAATTAAATTTGAACCCGATAATAGAATCGAAAAAGGTGGATGCTTAATTGAAACTGAAATTGGAAATGTTGATGCAAGAATATCAAGTCAACTTGATGAATTAAGAAAAAAATTGGAAGAAAGTATACCTAAGATAGACAAATGA
- the fliG gene encoding flagellar motor switch protein FliG translates to MKSNANITTTQQRQEQLSEISGLQKAAMLMVALNVEAASAVLKHLDQNDIEAISAEITRVKNIPSKVADGVIEEFYNMVTAREYVLEGGIDYAEAVLEKTFGKPKAQEIIEKVKRLTTLKGFDVLKRAEPAQLINFLNKEHPQTMALILSQLSPDQTAAALKELPEDLRTDVAYRIATLGKIAPQTLKQIEHVVDEIAGLSMSQSVGKLGGAKCLAGILNRLNVSLTKEILTKLEEKDPETAYEVKRLMFIFDEIINIADRDIQKILREVDRKDLALALKIADDRLKEKIFKNMSERAADLLKEELQYMGKVKLKEVEAAQARIIDVIKALEEAGEISLNIRGGPEEIYV, encoded by the coding sequence ATGAAATCTAATGCAAATATAACAACAACACAGCAAAGACAAGAGCAACTTTCAGAAATTAGCGGATTACAAAAAGCAGCAATGTTAATGGTAGCTCTCAATGTAGAAGCTGCTTCGGCTGTACTTAAACATTTAGACCAGAATGATATCGAAGCTATCTCAGCCGAAATTACAAGAGTTAAAAATATTCCTTCAAAAGTAGCGGATGGAGTTATCGAAGAATTTTATAATATGGTTACTGCACGCGAGTATGTTCTCGAAGGTGGTATTGATTATGCCGAAGCTGTTCTCGAAAAAACTTTCGGTAAACCAAAAGCTCAGGAAATTATTGAAAAAGTAAAAAGACTTACTACACTTAAAGGATTTGACGTTCTCAAAAGAGCAGAGCCAGCTCAATTAATCAATTTTCTTAACAAAGAACATCCTCAAACAATGGCTTTAATACTTTCTCAGCTAAGTCCAGATCAAACTGCAGCTGCATTAAAAGAATTGCCAGAAGATTTAAGAACAGATGTAGCATATAGAATTGCAACACTTGGTAAGATTGCTCCTCAAACTCTCAAACAAATTGAACACGTTGTTGATGAAATTGCTGGTTTGTCTATGAGTCAATCTGTTGGAAAACTGGGTGGAGCAAAATGTCTTGCTGGTATTCTAAATAGACTCAATGTATCTCTCACAAAAGAAATATTAACCAAACTCGAGGAAAAAGATCCAGAAACTGCTTATGAAGTTAAAAGACTTATGTTCATATTTGATGAAATTATAAATATAGCAGACCGTGATATACAAAAGATTTTAAGAGAAGTAGATAGAAAAGATTTAGCTCTGGCTCTTAAAATTGCAGACGATAGATTGAAAGAGAAAATATTTAAAAATATGTCTGAACGTGCAGCTGATTTATTGAAAGAAGAATTGCAATATATGGGTAAAGTAAAACTAAAAGAAGTTGAAGCTGCACAGGCAAGAATAATTGATGTAATTAAAGCACTCGAAGAAGCTGGAGAAATTTCTTTGAACATAAGAGGAGGTCCAGAAGAAATTTATGTCTAA